A genomic window from Camelina sativa cultivar DH55 chromosome 2, Cs, whole genome shotgun sequence includes:
- the LOC104736045 gene encoding dehydrodolichyl diphosphate synthase 5, with protein MLSLFSVVFTFLALFLLIPGLFISRRLRVPFSLENIIRFFKITASKYDDERNDERGPMGEKKKRAKNRMPKHVAVILDGNRRWAEKRGLGTSDGHEAGAKRLMENAKDCFAMGTNTISLFAFSTENWERPEDEVKCLMALFEKHFKSEMPYFQRDKIRISVIGNRSKISRSLLGLIEEVEEATKSYEGKQLIIAIDYSGRFDILQACKNLAMKVKDGLIQVEDIDEKAMENELMTKCSEFPNPDLLIRTSGEQRISNFFLWQSAYTELYFPNVLWPDFGEAEYLEALTWYQQRQRRFGKRV; from the exons ATGTTGTCTCTATTCTctgttgtttttacttttcttgctctttttcttctcatccCTGGTCTCTTCATTTCTCGGCGTCTAAGAGTTCCTTTCTCCTTGGAAAATATCATCAGATTCTTCAAAATCACAGCTTCTAAATACGATGATGAAAGAAACGACGAACG TGGTCCAATgggagagaaaaagaaacgagCGAAAAATAGAATGCCAAAGCATGTGGCGGTTATATTGGACGGAAACAGACGTTGGGCGGAGAAACGTGGACTCGGGACATCAGATGGCCACGAGGCCGGAGCAAAAAGGCTCATGGAGAATGCTAAGGATTGTTTCGCTATGGGGACAAATACTATCTCACTCTTTGCTTTCTCCACTGAAAATTGGGAAAGGCCTGAG GATGAAGTCAAATGTTTGATGGCCTTGTTTGAGAAACACTTTAAGTCTGAAATGCCATACTTCCAAAG AGATAAGATCAGGATCTCGGTTATTGGGAACCGCTCAAAAATATCCCGGTCGCTTCTAGGTTTAATAGAAGAGGTAGAGGAAGCTACAAAGAGCTACGAAGGGAAACAACTCATTATAGCTATAGACTATAGTGGAAGATTTGATATCTTACAAGCATGCAAAAATCTTGCAATGAAAGTGAAAGACGGGTTGATTCAAGTGGAGGACATTGACGAGAAGGCGATGGAGAATGAGTTGATGACAAAGTGTAGCGAATTCCCAAACCCTGACCTGCTGATAAGAACAAGCGGAGAGCAAAGGATCAGTAACTTCTTCTTATGGCAATCTGCGTACACTGAGCTTTACTTTCCTAATGTTTTGTGGCCTGATTTTGGCGAAGCTGAGTATCTTGAAGCGTTGACTTGGTATCAGCAAAGGCAGAGGCGATTTGGCAAAAGAGTTTAA
- the LOC104736052 gene encoding uncharacterized protein LOC104736052: MAKLSFKDSLKALEADIQHANTLALDHPREKDGARVQMRLSYSPAAQFFLFLVQWTDCHLAGALGLLRVLIYMTYADGKTTMSVYERKASIREFYAVIFPSLLQLQRGITDLEDRKQKEVCNTRYRKKDESEMSELSKIEVEREEECGICLEMNSMCMVVLPNCTHSLCIKCYRDWRGRSQSCPFCRDSLKRVDSGDLWMFLDQTDTVNLTAITRENQKRLFTYIEKLPLVVPDQMYASSPHDCHLR; the protein is encoded by the exons ATGGCGAAGTTGTCTTTCAAGGATTCTTTAAAAGCTCTTGAAGCTGATATCCAACACGCTAATACACT AGCTTTAGATCATCCTCGAGAGAAGGATGGAGCGCGTGTTCAGATGAGATTATCGTACAGCCCGGCTgctcaattttttctttttcttgtacaATGGACTGATTGTCACCTTGCTGGTGCACTCGGTTTACTCAGAGTTCTTATCTATATG ACTTATGCGGATGGAAAGACCACAATGTCGGTTTACGAAAGAAAAGCCAGCATAAGAGAGTTTTAcg CTGTGATATTCCCGTCGTTGTTACAACTCCAAAGAGGTATTACAGATCTAGAAGACCGCAAACAGAAAGAAGTCTGCAATACGAGATacagaaagaaagatgagagCGAAATGTCTGAACTCTCAAAGATTGAGGTCGAGAGGGAAGAAGAATGTGGAATCTGTCTAGAGATGAACAGCATGTGCATGGTCGTGCTTCCCAACTGTACTCATTCTTTATGCATCAAGTGTTACCGCGATTG gcGAGGGAGATCACAGTCATGCCCTTTCTGCAGAGACAGCCTGAAAAGAGTAGACTCTGGTGATCTCTGGATGTTTTTGGACCAAACCGATACAGTGAATCTCACTGCGATCACTAGAGAGAATCAGAAACGGTTGTTTACTTATATTGAGAAGCTACCGCTCGTGGTTCCTGATCAAATGTATGCGTCTTCTCCTCACGATTGCCATCTGAGGTAA
- the LOC104736062 gene encoding zinc finger CCCH domain-containing protein 42-like produces MNLLTMVKLTQRINAKELDLGISDEASWHAKFKDSAYVYVGRSPYDLTEGDLLAVFEQYGEVVDVNLVRDKGTGKSKGFAFVAYEDQRSTNLAVDNLNGAKVLGRIIKVEHRGEYLKREEEEDDETKEKKREARGVCRAFQRRECTRGDSCKFSHDENRELLIPVGETKIGEVPGEIE; encoded by the exons ATGAATCTATTGACAATGGTGAAGCTGACACAGAGAATTAACGCGAAAGAATTAGATTTAGGAATCTCCGACGAAGCATCATGGCACGCTAAGTTCAAAGATTCAGCGTACGTTTACGTCGGACGCTCACCGTACGATCTCACGGAGGGTGATCTCCTCGCCGTTTTCGAACA ATATGGTGAGGTTGTTGATGTGAATCTTGTTCGAGACAAAGGAACTGGAAAATCAAAAGGATTTGCTTTTGTTGCTTATGAAGATCAGAGAAGTACTAATCTTGCTGTTG ATAATCTGAATGGAGCTAAGGTGTTGGGGAGGATCATAAAAGTGGAGCATCGTGGTGAATacttaaagagagaagaagaggaagatgatgagacgaaggagaagaagagagaggctCGTGGTGTTTGCAGAGCTTTTCAGAGAAGGGAGTGTACTCGTGGAGATTCTTGCAAGTTTTCTCATGATGAAAAC AGAGAGCTGCTAATACCGGTTGGGGAGACGAAGATCGGAGAAGTTCCAGGTGAGATTGAGTAA
- the LOC104736078 gene encoding probable NAD(P)H dehydrogenase (quinone) FQR1-like 3, with the protein MAVTKIYIVYYSLHGHVETMAREVLRGANSVPDVEATLWQVPETLPEKILEKVKAVPRPDDVADIRPEQLAEADGFMFGFPSRFGVMASQVMTFFDNTSDLWTTQALAGKPAGIFWSTGFHGGGQELTALTAVTKLAHHGMIFVPVGYTFGKSMYEMGEVKGGSPYGSGTYAADGSREPTELEIQQANYHGKYFAGIAKKLKKHSTV; encoded by the exons ATGGCGGTCACCAAGATTTATATAGT GTACTATTCCTTGCACGGCCATGTTGAGACAATGGCACGAGAGGTACTCCGAGGAGCAAACTCTGTTCCAGACGTGGAAGCAACACTGTGGCAAGTGCCAGAGACATTACCGGAGAAAATACTGGAGAAAGTGAAGGCCGTTCCAAGACCAGACGATGTAGCCGATATTCGACCAGAACAACTGGCGGAAGCAGATGGATTCATGTTTGGCTTTCCCTCTAGGTTTGGAGTGATGGCATCACAGGTCATGACTTTCTTTGACAATACAAGTGATCTCTGGACTACACAGGCTCTCGCTGGGAAACCTGCTGGAATCTTCTGGAGTACGGGTTTCCACGGTGGAGGCCAAGAACTCACTGC ACTGACGGCAGTGACAAAACTGGCTCATCACGGGATGATATTTGTACCGGTAGGGTATACATTTGGTAAAAGCATGTACGAGATGGGAGAGGTGAAAGGTGGTTCTCCGTATGGCTCAGGGACTTATGCAGCTGATGGGTCACGCGAGCCAACTGAGCTGGAGATTCAGCAGGCGAATTACCATGGTAAGTACTTTGCTGGAATAGCCAAGAAACTCAAGAAACATTCTACTGTCTAG